Proteins encoded by one window of Clostridium perfringens:
- a CDS encoding CPBP family intramembrane glutamic endopeptidase, giving the protein MKKNLYVLLKGMLFFFSFAIIGSILPTIPSNNAAIWRFGAELVPFLLIISITLIFCIIDRKTIHIFNNIFFNICIGIGVGLIWLLIPTLILILTGTMKILKVNYVPSLWLWIISAFLNIIMQELLIRGYLYQLIKENYNVITSTIITTTLFTLMHGGVLTYGIIPILNIITMSLFMTAILEYTNSLVTPIIIHSIWNIVGSIILGSVSLASDYPNLLEVNFLGNKLLSGGLCKLEGSIIVLIVNVLLFIIFTELTRKKFKRSN; this is encoded by the coding sequence ATGAAAAAAAATTTATATGTCTTATTAAAAGGAATGTTATTCTTTTTTTCTTTTGCCATTATTGGAAGTATCTTACCAACAATACCCTCAAATAATGCAGCTATTTGGAGATTTGGTGCAGAATTAGTTCCGTTTCTTTTAATTATATCCATTACTCTAATATTTTGTATAATAGATAGAAAAACTATACATATTTTCAATAACATTTTTTTTAATATTTGTATTGGAATTGGTGTTGGACTTATTTGGCTTTTAATTCCTACTTTAATTTTAATATTAACAGGGACAATGAAAATCCTTAAAGTAAATTATGTTCCTTCATTATGGTTATGGATAATCTCTGCATTTCTTAATATAATTATGCAAGAATTATTAATTCGTGGATATTTATATCAATTGATAAAAGAGAACTATAATGTTATTACTTCAACTATTATAACAACTACTTTATTTACACTTATGCATGGTGGTGTATTAACATATGGAATTATTCCAATATTAAATATTATAACCATGAGCCTATTTATGACAGCTATATTAGAATATACAAACTCACTTGTAACTCCAATTATAATTCATTCTATCTGGAACATAGTTGGTTCTATTATTTTAGGCAGCGTATCTTTAGCTAGTGATTATCCTAATTTACTTGAAGTTAATTTTTTAGGGAATAAACTCCTTTCAGGAGGTCTATGCAAACTGGAAGGAAGCATAATAGTACTTATTGTTAATGTTTTATTATTTATTATTTTTACAGAATTGACTCGAAAAAAATTTAAAAGATCTAATTAA
- a CDS encoding MFS transporter, with the protein MKKKSVGITMAVFLLGIFMGAIDSGIVSPARDIIADGLKVSQNASVWVVTIYTLAYAVSMPLMGKLSDKYGRKKVYMVSITLFGLGSLLCGVSDYVNSYTFLLFSRVIEAIGGGGIMPIATAYIGTSFPVEKRGSALGMIGGVYGIATVVGPTLGSGILSIFGDKNWGFLFLVNVPISIIILLMATKLEENTSAQGIKKLDVCGSGVLTILILSLMYGATNLKFYDFANSIKSLDVWPYLLIFIISIPILVWVEKKAEDPVINLSYFTNKEIAITLILSFVVGCGLMATVFIPQFSENILRTPMGSGGYIVTIFAIFVGIAAPLGGKFIDKIGVKKVLLIGMSLVIIGNLYQGYVTTKHPGMVNLIIGLAIMGFGLGFSMGTPINYLMLSLVPDNEATVGQSAVSLIKSIGIAVSPNILINFISDAGRRVPEALQKVMPHVDGMSNIMSNSGGASNVANSMGNASVTNIFSLIKGMVQSQFAALGDKFANNPHMNIDMIEKSYMQSLDGAKDAIETAFQQTMNTGYTKLFLTCAIIALIGLILTAMLNNNLITMKNRRLEKKEKTN; encoded by the coding sequence ATGAAGAAAAAATCAGTTGGAATTACCATGGCTGTCTTCTTGTTAGGAATCTTCATGGGAGCTATTGACTCTGGTATAGTTTCACCAGCAAGAGATATAATAGCTGATGGATTAAAAGTTTCACAAAATGCTAGTGTTTGGGTTGTAACAATATACACCTTAGCATATGCAGTATCAATGCCTCTTATGGGAAAACTTTCTGATAAGTATGGTAGAAAAAAAGTTTACATGGTTTCAATAACTCTATTTGGACTAGGTTCTTTACTATGTGGGGTATCAGATTACGTAAATAGTTATACATTCTTATTATTCTCAAGAGTTATAGAAGCAATAGGTGGCGGAGGTATAATGCCAATAGCTACAGCGTACATAGGAACATCATTCCCAGTTGAAAAAAGAGGTTCAGCTTTAGGGATGATTGGAGGAGTATATGGAATAGCAACAGTTGTAGGACCAACCTTAGGTTCAGGAATACTTTCTATTTTTGGAGATAAAAACTGGGGATTTTTATTCTTAGTAAATGTTCCAATCAGTATAATAATATTACTTATGGCAACTAAATTAGAAGAAAATACTTCTGCACAAGGAATTAAGAAATTAGATGTTTGTGGTTCAGGAGTATTAACAATATTAATTTTATCTTTAATGTATGGAGCTACAAACTTAAAATTCTATGATTTTGCTAATTCAATAAAATCACTAGATGTTTGGCCATATCTTTTAATATTTATAATATCAATTCCAATATTAGTTTGGGTGGAAAAGAAAGCAGAAGATCCAGTAATAAACTTATCTTACTTTACTAATAAGGAAATAGCTATAACTTTAATATTAAGCTTTGTTGTAGGTTGTGGATTAATGGCAACAGTATTTATTCCTCAATTTAGTGAAAATATATTAAGAACACCAATGGGTAGTGGTGGATATATAGTTACAATATTTGCAATATTTGTAGGTATAGCAGCACCTTTAGGTGGAAAATTCATAGATAAAATAGGAGTTAAAAAAGTACTATTAATAGGTATGTCTTTAGTTATCATAGGAAATCTTTATCAAGGATATGTAACAACTAAACATCCAGGTATGGTTAACTTAATAATAGGTTTAGCTATTATGGGATTTGGTTTAGGATTCTCTATGGGAACACCAATAAATTACTTAATGCTTAGTTTAGTACCAGATAATGAGGCTACAGTTGGACAATCAGCAGTATCATTAATTAAATCCATAGGTATTGCAGTATCACCAAATATTCTTATTAACTTTATATCAGATGCAGGTAGAAGAGTACCAGAAGCATTACAAAAAGTTATGCCACATGTAGATGGAATGTCTAATATAATGTCAAATAGTGGTGGAGCTTCAAATGTTGCTAATTCAATGGGAAATGCCAGCGTTACTAATATATTTAGTCTTATAAAAGGAATGGTACAATCACAATTTGCAGCTTTAGGAGACAAATTTGCAAATAATCCTCATATGAATATTGATATGATTGAAAAATCATATATGCAAAGTTTAGATGGAGCTAAAGATGCAATAGAAACTGCATTCCAACAAACTATGAATACAGGATATACTAAATTATTCTTAACATGTGCTATTATAGCTTTAATAGGATTAATATTAACAGCTATGTTAAATAATAATTTAATAACAATGAAAAATAGAAGATTAGAAAAGAAGGAAAAAACTAATTGA
- the thiH gene encoding 2-iminoacetate synthase ThiH, with translation MSFYDVVEKYRGFDFYGYFDSVKKEDVLRSIYERKKRPEDLLNLISPMGEEVLEEMAQEARNLSLKYFGRTILLYTPMYISNYCVNKCSYCGYNVENKICRKKLNQEEIEKEGEAISKDGFKHILILTGESEYHTPVEYIEESIKTLKEKFPSITIEIYPMTEEEYKKVVEAGAEGLTVYQETYDEKVYDRVHVAGPKKNYKFRLEAPERGAEAGMRSISIGALLGLADFRIDAFFTAMHGKYLRDKYPHIDISYSVPRIRPCEGGLKKLNEVEDRELVQILLAYRLFDPQGGINISTREGKDFRRNLIPLGVSKISAGVSTEVGGHSLKEKGTSQFDINDESSVSEVKELIKSQGYQPIFKDWHRF, from the coding sequence TTGAGTTTTTATGATGTAGTAGAAAAATATAGAGGTTTTGATTTTTATGGATATTTTGATTCTGTAAAAAAGGAAGATGTATTAAGAAGTATTTATGAAAGAAAGAAGAGACCAGAGGATTTACTTAATTTAATATCTCCTATGGGAGAAGAGGTTTTAGAAGAAATGGCTCAAGAAGCAAGAAATCTCTCTTTAAAATATTTTGGAAGAACAATATTACTTTATACACCTATGTATATATCAAATTATTGTGTAAATAAGTGTTCATATTGTGGGTATAATGTAGAAAATAAAATATGTAGGAAAAAATTAAATCAAGAAGAAATAGAAAAAGAGGGGGAAGCTATTTCAAAGGATGGATTTAAACATATTCTAATATTAACAGGGGAAAGTGAATATCATACTCCAGTAGAGTATATAGAAGAGAGCATTAAAACTTTGAAAGAGAAATTTCCTTCAATAACCATTGAAATATATCCAATGACAGAAGAGGAATATAAAAAGGTGGTAGAAGCAGGTGCAGAAGGGCTTACTGTATATCAAGAGACCTATGATGAAAAAGTATATGATAGGGTTCATGTGGCTGGTCCAAAGAAAAATTATAAATTCAGATTAGAAGCTCCAGAGAGAGGAGCAGAAGCTGGAATGAGAAGCATAAGTATAGGAGCCTTATTAGGATTAGCTGATTTTAGAATAGATGCCTTCTTTACAGCAATGCATGGAAAATATTTAAGAGATAAGTATCCTCATATAGATATAAGTTATTCAGTTCCAAGAATAAGACCCTGTGAAGGAGGGCTTAAAAAGTTAAATGAAGTTGAGGATAGGGAACTAGTTCAAATACTTTTAGCCTATAGACTATTTGATCCTCAAGGAGGAATAAATATATCTACTAGAGAAGGAAAGGATTTTAGAAGAAATTTAATTCCTTTAGGAGTAAGTAAAATTAGTGCTGGAGTTTCAACTGAGGTTGGAGGCCATTCTTTAAAAGAAAAAGGTACAAGCCAATTTGATATAAATGATGAAAGTTCTGTAAGTGAAGTTAAGGAATTAATAAAAAGTCAAGGTTATCAACCTATATTTAAGGATTGGCATAGATTTTAA
- the thiS gene encoding sulfur carrier protein ThiS, translating into MIVNGKKVEKGELNTVYDLLKSLNVNSKRVVVELNKEIVNSCNYNEILLNHEDVIEIIAFVGGG; encoded by the coding sequence ATGATTGTTAATGGTAAGAAAGTAGAAAAAGGTGAACTTAATACAGTTTATGATTTACTAAAAAGTTTAAATGTAAATAGTAAGAGAGTTGTTGTAGAACTAAACAAAGAGATAGTTAATTCCTGTAATTATAATGAAATCTTACTTAATCATGAAGATGTAATTGAGATTATTGCCTTTGTTGGTGGAGGATGA
- a CDS encoding acetylxylan esterase, translated as MAILDMSLEKLYEYRGISPLPEDFDEFWNSQLRELANLDIKLELKKADFESPIAECYDLYFNGIDGTRIYAKFMKPKEVKRKMPALLEFHGYEERSNDWSNNLHYVASGMCVAVMECRGQDYLKEDSCKFKSFKSKGHIVRGLVEGREKLLFKNIFLDTAILARIVMNMEWVDEERVFATGGSQGGALALACAALENRIKGVYAYYPFLCDYKRIWVMDLGGDSYEELIRYFKFIDPNHENEEYVFNTLGYIDIKNMVHRIKGKVNMAIGLKDDICPPSIQFAAYNNILCEKELVLYDSGQKPYFLNLKDKIYKWAINL; from the coding sequence ATGGCAATCTTGGATATGTCTTTGGAAAAACTTTATGAATACAGAGGGATTAGCCCACTGCCAGAAGATTTTGATGAATTTTGGAATTCACAGTTAAGGGAATTAGCTAATTTAGACATTAAATTAGAATTAAAAAAAGCCGACTTTGAAAGTCCTATAGCAGAATGTTATGATTTGTATTTTAATGGTATTGATGGAACTAGAATATATGCAAAATTTATGAAACCTAAAGAAGTTAAAAGGAAAATGCCAGCTTTATTAGAGTTTCATGGGTATGAAGAGAGAAGCAATGACTGGAGTAATAATCTTCACTATGTAGCTAGTGGAATGTGTGTTGCAGTTATGGAGTGTAGAGGGCAAGATTACTTGAAAGAAGATTCTTGTAAGTTTAAATCTTTTAAGTCAAAAGGGCATATAGTTAGAGGATTAGTTGAAGGTAGAGAAAAATTGTTATTTAAAAATATATTTTTAGATACTGCTATTTTAGCTAGAATAGTAATGAATATGGAATGGGTAGATGAGGAAAGAGTTTTTGCAACTGGTGGTTCCCAAGGAGGAGCCTTAGCTTTGGCTTGTGCAGCCTTAGAAAATAGAATAAAAGGTGTTTATGCTTATTATCCATTTTTATGTGATTACAAAAGAATTTGGGTTATGGATTTAGGTGGAGATTCTTATGAGGAATTAATAAGATATTTTAAGTTTATAGATCCAAATCATGAGAATGAAGAATATGTTTTTAATACCTTAGGATATATTGATATAAAAAATATGGTCCACAGAATAAAAGGAAAAGTAAACATGGCTATAGGACTAAAGGATGATATATGCCCTCCATCAATTCAATTTGCTGCTTATAACAATATCCTATGTGAAAAAGAGCTAGTTTTATATGATTCTGGACAAAAGCCTTACTTCTTAAATTTAAAGGACAAGATATACAAGTGGGCAATAAATCTTTAA
- a CDS encoding thiazole synthase, translated as MDKLIIGGVEIKNRLFVGSGKYPSNEIIKDILEGSGSQVITLALRRVDLDNKEEDILQNIPKDVILLPNTSGATNAEEAIRIARIARAMGCGNWIKIEVISDSKYLLPDNEETIKATKVLADEGFIVLPYMCPDLYAGRRLIEAGAAAVMPLGAPIGSNRGLKTKELIQIMIDELDIPIIVDAGIGKPSQAMEAMEMGAAACLVNTAIASSEDPINMARAFKMAVEGGRLAYEAKMGRESKFGNASSPLTGFLD; from the coding sequence ATGGACAAGTTAATAATAGGTGGAGTAGAGATAAAAAATAGACTTTTTGTTGGAAGTGGTAAATATCCTTCAAATGAAATAATAAAGGATATTTTAGAGGGAAGTGGCTCTCAAGTTATAACTTTAGCCTTAAGAAGGGTAGATTTAGATAATAAGGAAGAGGATATTCTTCAAAATATACCTAAGGATGTAATACTACTTCCTAATACTTCTGGGGCAACTAATGCAGAGGAGGCTATTAGAATAGCAAGGATAGCAAGAGCTATGGGATGTGGAAACTGGATAAAGATAGAAGTTATATCAGATTCTAAGTATTTGCTTCCAGATAATGAAGAAACCATAAAGGCAACTAAGGTATTAGCTGATGAAGGATTTATTGTCCTTCCTTATATGTGTCCAGATCTTTATGCAGGAAGAAGATTAATAGAAGCTGGAGCGGCAGCTGTAATGCCACTTGGTGCACCAATAGGAAGTAATAGAGGGTTAAAGACTAAAGAATTGATTCAAATAATGATAGATGAATTAGATATTCCTATTATAGTTGACGCAGGTATAGGAAAGCCATCACAGGCTATGGAAGCTATGGAAATGGGAGCTGCAGCTTGTTTAGTTAATACTGCCATAGCATCCTCAGAAGATCCTATAAATATGGCTAGAGCTTTTAAAATGGCAGTAGAAGGTGGCAGATTAGCTTATGAAGCTAAAATGGGAAGAGAATCAAAGTTTGGAAATGCTTCATCTCCACTTACTGGATTTTTAGATTAG
- a CDS encoding DUF3783 domain-containing protein: protein MSFERIDISDRSEQEGRSCVILYNFGNKELKKIQNFARIMGIKDQIVLNSKNGDETIKNILEDKIEKIEGEGVKERAIIFNAIAPGKVHIFLENLKKVGIQRPLVAMVTETSINWTIDVLVKNLIAERRALRSGDMTTHENN from the coding sequence ATGTCATTTGAGAGAATAGATATTTCAGATAGAAGTGAACAAGAAGGAAGAAGTTGTGTAATCTTATATAACTTTGGAAATAAGGAATTAAAGAAAATACAAAACTTTGCTAGAATAATGGGAATAAAAGATCAAATAGTTTTAAATTCTAAAAATGGAGATGAAACTATAAAGAATATATTAGAAGATAAAATTGAAAAAATAGAAGGTGAAGGAGTTAAAGAAAGAGCAATAATATTTAATGCCATAGCTCCTGGAAAAGTTCATATATTTTTAGAAAACTTAAAAAAAGTAGGCATACAAAGACCTTTAGTTGCAATGGTTACAGAAACATCTATTAATTGGACTATTGATGTTTTAGTTAAAAATTTAATAGCTGAAAGAAGAGCATTAAGATCAGGAGATATGACTACTCACGAAAATAACTAA
- a CDS encoding thioredoxin family protein, whose protein sequence is MRIIDNEKEFKEFCNEKGIRLAYLSTNTCCACSVLKPKIEELIKKYHNAKIIEVQADKSVDIVSQLSIFMFPAIILYIDGKEILREAKYISVVELEKVIDRYFELYN, encoded by the coding sequence ATGAGGATTATTGATAATGAAAAAGAATTTAAGGAATTCTGTAATGAAAAAGGGATAAGATTAGCTTATTTAAGTACTAATACATGTTGTGCTTGTAGCGTTTTAAAACCTAAAATAGAGGAATTAATAAAAAAGTACCATAATGCAAAAATTATAGAGGTTCAGGCTGATAAAAGTGTAGACATAGTATCACAATTAAGCATTTTTATGTTTCCAGCAATTATTTTATATATAGATGGTAAGGAGATTCTAAGAGAAGCTAAATATATAAGTGTTGTTGAATTAGAAAAGGTTATAGATAGATATTTTGAACTTTATAATTAA
- the thiF gene encoding sulfur carrier protein ThiS adenylyltransferase ThiF, which yields MNIKINEKWREVKENCTVYSLKNKEFPDSHVIVLNGFPLVEDKKLKDGDRIVFIKKGIMPNKEELEELMVSRHTPGIHEKLKRIKVLIAGCGGLGSNIAISLGRIGVGSISLVDFDIVEPSNLNRQQYYIEDIGEFKVTALKRNLIRINPFIKIEALNLKLSEDNMGILQGADIIIEAFDNPDYKALLANYVLGNMKDKFLISSSGMAGFYDSNLIKTKQITDNFYICGDLVNEAKEGCGLMAPRVAICANHMANLVIDIAVNKIEF from the coding sequence ATGAATATAAAGATTAATGAAAAGTGGAGAGAGGTAAAAGAAAATTGCACAGTATATTCTTTAAAAAATAAAGAATTTCCTGATTCTCATGTTATAGTTTTAAATGGATTTCCACTTGTAGAAGATAAGAAACTTAAGGATGGAGATAGGATTGTCTTTATAAAAAAGGGAATTATGCCTAATAAAGAGGAGTTAGAAGAACTAATGGTATCTAGGCATACACCAGGTATTCATGAAAAACTAAAAAGAATTAAGGTTTTAATAGCTGGATGTGGAGGCCTTGGATCTAATATTGCTATTTCCTTAGGAAGAATAGGGGTTGGAAGTATAAGCTTAGTAGACTTTGATATAGTAGAACCTTCTAATTTAAATAGGCAACAGTATTATATTGAGGATATTGGAGAATTTAAAGTAACTGCTTTAAAAAGAAACTTAATTAGAATAAATCCTTTTATAAAAATAGAAGCTTTAAATCTTAAGCTTTCTGAAGATAATATGGGTATTTTACAAGGCGCTGACATAATAATAGAAGCCTTTGATAATCCAGATTATAAAGCCTTATTAGCTAATTATGTTCTAGGTAATATGAAGGACAAATTTTTGATTTCCTCTTCAGGAATGGCTGGTTTTTATGATTCAAATTTAATAAAAACAAAGCAAATAACAGATAATTTTTATATTTGTGGAGATTTGGTAAATGAAGCTAAGGAAGGCTGTGGATTAATGGCTCCTAGAGTGGCTATATGTGCAAATCACATGGCTAATTTAGTTATAGATATAGCTGTTAACAAAATAGAATTTTAA
- a CDS encoding RelA/SpoT domain-containing protein: MRSLNKEVFLKKYPHVEEYIEKNKIEFEDLQRIYKDFVKFEGSYYNQADFIANILRSNENVHSVKSRIKNPDRLIEKIIRKTEDRKEKYGEDFYFNEDNYKNEITDLIGIRVLHIFKDQWKDIHDFIIKTWNVIEITANIRDGDDRSIFDNLGIEVISRQSGYRSVHYLVELNFTQDSTTIAEIQVRTIFEEGYGEIDHRLRYSHQEIPEILKSNLLLFNRIVGSADEMASLINMLNNNLDDKDNYYETKLKEKDEEIRKLKEEIEKLK; encoded by the coding sequence ATGAGAAGTTTAAATAAAGAAGTTTTTCTTAAGAAATATCCTCATGTAGAAGAATATATAGAGAAAAATAAAATTGAATTTGAAGATTTACAAAGGATATATAAGGATTTTGTAAAGTTTGAGGGTTCTTATTATAATCAAGCTGATTTTATAGCCAATATACTTCGTTCTAATGAAAATGTTCATTCTGTTAAATCAAGGATAAAAAATCCAGATAGATTAATAGAAAAAATAATTAGAAAAACAGAAGATAGAAAAGAAAAGTATGGTGAAGATTTTTATTTTAATGAAGATAACTATAAAAATGAAATAACTGACTTAATAGGAATAAGGGTTTTACATATATTTAAGGATCAATGGAAGGATATACATGATTTCATAATAAAGACTTGGAATGTAATTGAAATAACAGCAAATATAAGAGATGGAGATGATAGAAGTATTTTTGATAATCTAGGTATTGAAGTTATATCAAGACAATCAGGATATAGATCAGTTCATTATTTAGTTGAACTAAACTTTACCCAAGATAGTACAACAATAGCTGAGATACAAGTAAGGACTATTTTTGAGGAGGGGTATGGAGAAATTGATCATAGACTAAGATATTCCCATCAAGAGATACCAGAGATCTTAAAATCTAATCTTTTACTTTTTAATAGAATTGTAGGAAGTGCAGATGAAATGGCTTCCTTAATAAATATGCTAAATAATAATTTAGATGATAAAGACAATTATTATGAAACTAAATTAAAAGAAAAGGATGAAGAAATAAGAAAATTAAAAGAAGAAATTGAAAAGTTAAAATAA
- a CDS encoding ComEC/Rec2 family competence protein: MDKKKKIISSIIGIIVVLLAGYFGIDLTQDSKVPKDSELMISYMDVGQGDAAYIKVNGNDILIDAGPRSNSKELLEQLKAKNIDDFELVIATHPHEDHIGGMVDVFKEYEVKAFYSPKITHTTKTYENLVKAVKDEGLKTKELKGGMVIDLGEGAKFEVFTPQKSEYEELNDYSPIMKLSFGDTSYLFTGDAEKLAEEEALAKYKNSLDSDVIKFGHHGSSSSSSNAFIEAVSPKYGIISCAKDNKYGHPHRETLDIIKKYNIKTFRTDTDGEIILTSDGKSINFN, from the coding sequence ATGGATAAAAAAAAGAAAATTATTAGCTCAATTATTGGAATTATAGTTGTTCTTTTAGCTGGATATTTTGGAATAGATTTAACACAAGACTCTAAAGTTCCTAAAGACTCTGAACTTATGATTTCTTATATGGATGTTGGACAAGGTGATGCAGCATATATAAAAGTAAATGGAAATGATATTTTAATAGATGCTGGTCCAAGAAGTAATTCTAAAGAACTATTAGAACAATTAAAAGCTAAAAACATTGATGATTTTGAATTAGTTATTGCAACTCATCCCCATGAAGATCACATTGGTGGAATGGTTGATGTATTTAAAGAATATGAAGTAAAGGCTTTCTATTCTCCTAAAATAACTCATACAACTAAAACATATGAAAATCTTGTTAAAGCAGTGAAAGATGAAGGATTAAAAACTAAAGAATTAAAAGGTGGAATGGTTATAGATTTAGGAGAAGGAGCTAAATTTGAGGTATTTACTCCTCAAAAATCAGAGTACGAAGAACTTAACGATTATTCTCCTATAATGAAATTAAGCTTTGGTGACACTTCTTATTTATTCACTGGTGATGCTGAAAAGTTAGCTGAAGAGGAAGCCTTAGCTAAGTATAAAAATTCTCTTGATTCAGATGTAATAAAATTTGGTCATCATGGATCTAGTAGCTCATCAAGCAATGCCTTTATAGAAGCTGTTTCTCCAAAGTATGGAATAATCAGTTGTGCTAAAGATAACAAATATGGACATCCACATAGAGAAACTTTAGACATAATAAAAAAATATAATATTAAGACCTTTAGAACTGATACAGATGGAGAAATAATTCTAACTTCAGATGGAAAATCAATAAATTTTAATTAA
- a CDS encoding thiamine phosphate synthase has translation MFLITNRKLVNRERYFNTIEEAGKYGVKNIILREKDLSTEELIEVYIKIKELVPEETNIILNSNIEAARILKEKFIHLSFNDFKRNLEEIKSLKVGVSVHSILEALEADRLGASYILVSPIFETQCKKDVTPKGINFIKEIKEKVNCKVIALGGINELNFKEVLGAGADDFACMSLLFMSNNIKKSLDTFKAL, from the coding sequence ATGTTTTTAATAACCAATAGAAAGTTAGTAAATAGGGAAAGATATTTTAATACCATAGAGGAAGCAGGTAAATATGGTGTTAAAAATATAATTTTAAGAGAAAAAGATTTAAGTACAGAGGAATTAATAGAGGTTTATATAAAAATAAAAGAGTTAGTTCCAGAGGAAACAAATATAATATTAAATTCCAATATTGAAGCAGCAAGGATTTTAAAAGAGAAGTTTATTCATTTAAGCTTTAATGATTTTAAGAGAAATTTAGAAGAAATTAAATCCTTAAAGGTTGGAGTATCTGTTCATTCTATCTTAGAGGCCCTTGAGGCTGATAGATTAGGGGCAAGCTATATATTAGTATCTCCTATTTTTGAAACGCAATGTAAGAAGGACGTAACTCCTAAGGGAATTAATTTTATAAAAGAGATTAAGGAAAAGGTAAATTGCAAGGTCATAGCCTTAGGAGGAATAAATGAACTTAACTTTAAAGAAGTATTAGGGGCTGGTGCTGATGATTTTGCATGTATGTCACTTTTATTTATGAGTAATAATATAAAGAAGTCCTTAGATACTTTTAAAGCTCTTTAA